A window of Halomonas sp. H10-9-1 contains these coding sequences:
- the xseB gene encoding exodeoxyribonuclease VII small subunit — MAERNERSREPQADDTVSGDFAATVERLEGLVAQLESGELSLEASLAAFEEGVRLTRDAQRRLDEAEIKVRTLTEGPQGGIELEPFVPPSEDNGER; from the coding sequence ATGGCAGAGCGCAACGAGCGGTCCCGTGAGCCGCAGGCCGACGACACCGTGTCCGGTGACTTCGCCGCCACCGTCGAGCGGCTCGAGGGCCTGGTGGCACAGCTGGAGTCCGGCGAGCTGTCGCTGGAGGCGTCGCTTGCCGCCTTCGAGGAGGGGGTGCGACTGACCCGTGATGCCCAGCGTCGCCTCGACGAGGCGGAGATCAAGGTGCGCACCCTGACCGAAGGCCCGCAGGGTGGCATCGAGCTCGAGCCCTTCGTGCCACCGTCGGAGGACAACGGTGAACGCTGA
- the ispA gene encoding (2E,6E)-farnesyl diphosphate synthase, with product MNADTLITLLAADRARVDTRLEALFVERTAPAPRLEAAMRHGVLVGGKRLRPLLVYAAGRALGAEDATLDAPAMAIELIHAYSLVHDDLPAMDDDDLRRGQPTVHRAYDEATAILAGDALQSLAFEVIARTRHPRLAAMIASLAEAAGRDGMVAGQVLDLDAVGGHPDVDALATMHAHKTGALIRAAVRLGGLAAVSEDDASLAALDAYARAIGLAFQIHDDVLDVIGDTATLGKASGADAARDKPTYPTLLGLAGARRRAAGLVEEAVAALAPLGEPARPLAALARYMIERDH from the coding sequence GTGAACGCTGACACCCTGATCACCCTGCTGGCCGCCGATCGCGCGCGGGTGGATACCCGCCTGGAGGCACTGTTTGTCGAGCGCACCGCTCCGGCCCCGCGACTCGAGGCCGCCATGCGTCACGGCGTGCTGGTGGGCGGCAAGCGGTTGCGTCCGCTGCTGGTGTATGCCGCCGGCCGCGCGCTGGGGGCCGAGGACGCTACCCTCGACGCCCCGGCCATGGCCATCGAGCTGATCCACGCCTACTCGCTGGTCCACGATGACCTGCCGGCCATGGACGATGACGACCTGCGCCGCGGGCAGCCCACCGTGCACCGCGCCTATGACGAGGCCACGGCGATCCTCGCCGGCGATGCGCTGCAGTCGCTGGCCTTCGAGGTGATCGCCCGTACCCGGCACCCCCGTCTGGCGGCGATGATCGCCAGCCTCGCCGAGGCGGCGGGGCGTGACGGCATGGTGGCCGGCCAGGTGCTGGATCTCGACGCCGTGGGCGGCCATCCCGATGTGGATGCCCTGGCCACCATGCATGCTCACAAGACCGGGGCGCTGATCCGTGCCGCGGTGCGCCTGGGCGGGCTGGCGGCGGTGAGCGAGGACGATGCCAGCCTGGCCGCCCTGGATGCCTATGCCCGGGCCATCGGCCTGGCCTTCCAGATCCACGACGATGTGCTCGATGTGATCGGTGATACCGCCACCCTGGGCAAGGCCTCGGGGGCCGACGCCGCCCGCGACAAGCCCACTTATCCGACCCTGCTGGGCCTCGCAGGCGCTCGCCGCCGGGCGGCGGGGCTGGTCGAGGAGGCCGTCGCCGCCCTGGCGCCGCTTGGCGAACCCGCCCGGCCGCTGGCGGCGCTGGCCCGATACATGATCGAGCGTGACCACTGA
- the dxs gene encoding 1-deoxy-D-xylulose-5-phosphate synthase, producing MKLFDDIPVERPATPLLDTLDTPAALRAMSTAQLAQVADELRAYLLYSVGVSGGHFGAGLGVVELTVALHQALETPHDRLVWDVGHQAYPHKILTGRREAMPNIRHHGGLAAFPRRAESAYDTFGVGHSSTSISAALGMALAARTRGEKRRVCAVIGDGALTAGMAFEALAHAGHVDANLLVVLNDNEMSISENVGGMASYLARILTSKPYTSMREGGKKVLSHLPGALELARRTEEHMKGMISPATLFEELGFNYIGPIDGHDLPLLVQTLRNMRDLEGPQFLHVKTRKGKGFLPAEADPIGYHAITKLEKNGAPPPLKPAAPARKGRKYCNVFGDWLCDMAAADERLVGITPAMREGSDLVRFSQTYPERYFDVAIAEQHAVTLAAGMACEAMKPVVAIYSTFLQRGYDQLIHDVAVQDLDVTFAIDRAGLVGEDGPTHHGNLDLSYLRCVPGLVVLAPADEAECRAMLSAAYHHPGPAAVRYPRGTGPGAEIPAHLEPAPIGQAQLRRASGAEAGRRVALLAFGSLNTPAAEVAEALDASHLNMRSVKPLDREAVLAAAADHDLLVTLEENVLAGGAGSAVNELLAAEGVRVAVLNLGLPDAFVEHGKPAELLAECGLDAGGIEAAIRRRLAAADDAAIEEAR from the coding sequence ATGAAGCTGTTCGATGACATTCCCGTCGAGCGTCCGGCCACGCCGCTGCTCGACACCCTGGATACCCCGGCGGCACTGCGCGCCATGTCCACCGCGCAGCTGGCGCAGGTGGCCGACGAGTTGCGTGCCTATCTGCTCTACAGCGTGGGGGTCTCCGGGGGGCACTTCGGCGCCGGCCTCGGCGTTGTGGAGCTCACCGTAGCCCTGCACCAGGCACTGGAGACCCCCCATGATCGCCTGGTGTGGGATGTCGGTCACCAGGCCTACCCCCACAAGATCCTCACCGGGCGCCGCGAGGCGATGCCCAATATCCGCCACCATGGCGGGCTGGCGGCCTTTCCACGGCGTGCCGAGTCGGCGTATGACACCTTCGGTGTGGGCCACTCCAGCACCTCGATCTCGGCGGCGCTGGGCATGGCGTTGGCCGCCCGCACCCGGGGCGAGAAGCGTCGCGTCTGCGCGGTGATCGGCGATGGCGCCCTGACCGCCGGGATGGCCTTCGAGGCCCTGGCCCATGCCGGTCACGTCGACGCCAACCTGCTGGTGGTGCTCAACGACAACGAGATGTCGATCTCCGAGAATGTCGGCGGCATGGCCAGCTACCTGGCGCGCATCCTCACCAGCAAGCCCTATACCAGCATGCGCGAGGGCGGCAAGAAGGTGCTCTCCCACCTGCCCGGGGCCCTGGAGCTGGCGCGGCGCACCGAGGAGCACATGAAGGGCATGATCAGCCCCGCCACGCTCTTCGAGGAGCTGGGCTTCAACTACATCGGGCCCATCGACGGCCACGACCTGCCGCTGTTGGTGCAGACCCTGCGCAACATGCGTGACCTGGAAGGGCCCCAGTTCCTTCACGTCAAGACCCGCAAGGGCAAGGGCTTCCTGCCCGCCGAGGCCGATCCCATCGGCTACCATGCCATCACCAAGCTGGAGAAGAACGGCGCCCCGCCGCCGCTCAAGCCGGCGGCGCCGGCCCGCAAGGGCAGGAAGTACTGCAACGTCTTCGGCGACTGGCTGTGCGACATGGCCGCCGCCGATGAGCGGTTGGTCGGCATCACCCCGGCCATGCGCGAAGGCTCCGACCTGGTGCGCTTCTCGCAGACCTATCCCGAGCGCTACTTCGATGTGGCCATCGCCGAGCAGCATGCGGTGACCCTGGCCGCGGGCATGGCTTGCGAGGCCATGAAGCCGGTGGTGGCGATCTACTCCACTTTTCTGCAGCGCGGCTACGACCAGTTGATCCACGACGTGGCGGTGCAGGACCTGGATGTCACCTTCGCCATCGATCGCGCCGGCCTGGTGGGCGAGGATGGTCCCACCCACCACGGCAACCTCGATCTCTCCTACCTGCGCTGCGTGCCTGGCCTGGTGGTGCTGGCGCCGGCCGACGAGGCCGAGTGTCGCGCCATGCTGAGTGCCGCCTACCACCACCCCGGCCCCGCCGCGGTGCGCTATCCGCGGGGCACCGGGCCTGGTGCCGAGATTCCCGCCCATCTCGAGCCGGCTCCCATCGGGCAGGCGCAGCTGCGCCGCGCGAGTGGCGCCGAGGCGGGGCGTCGTGTTGCCCTGCTGGCCTTCGGCAGCCTCAACACGCCGGCCGCCGAGGTGGCCGAGGCGCTCGATGCCAGCCATCTCAACATGCGTTCGGTGAAGCCCCTGGATCGCGAGGCGGTGCTGGCCGCAGCCGCCGACCACGACCTGCTGGTGACCCTGGAAGAGAACGTGCTGGCCGGCGGTGCCGGCAGCGCGGTCAACGAGTTGCTGGCCGCCGAAGGCGTGCGGGTGGCGGTGCTCAATCTGGGGCTGCCGGACGCCTTCGTCGAGCACGGCAAGCCCGCCGAGCTGCTCGCCGAGTGCGGCCTGGACGCGGGGGGCATCGAGGCCGCTATCCGCCGTCGCCTGGCGGCCGCCGACGATGCCGCGATAGAGGAGGCACGCTGA